One window of Sulfurospirillum sp. 1612 genomic DNA carries:
- a CDS encoding hydrogenase large subunit has translation MPKKSINIPIGSQHISLLEPVRFKFTTENEKIVGIDWDVGFVHRGIEKACTQKFEYKQVGYVVARVCGLCAITHSLAYTYAIEQLLGLELNKKIQYLRVLMLELDRIHSHMLCLSHTVENAGFEAMFMKIMNDREAIMQLQEAISGNRIQFDYISVGGVNRDIDKAIEKQILKEVQILDHKIDDLIEAFETNWSLSLKFKGIGVLSKEDAYIYNAMGPLARATGARIDTRLESNVMPHKEVGYETILFEGGDIYARNMVRLYEIKNSIQMVQNIIQGLPEGEIQLKVKGKPKGEALIRLEAPRGEIFYYVRADGGNMLRRVRIKTPTYSQVPTFIKIFKGANYADAPAILASFDPCMSCTAK, from the coding sequence ATGCCTAAAAAAAGCATTAATATTCCCATCGGTTCCCAACACATCTCTCTTTTAGAACCGGTGCGCTTTAAATTTACCACCGAAAATGAAAAGATTGTCGGTATTGATTGGGATGTGGGTTTTGTACATCGTGGCATCGAAAAGGCTTGTACCCAAAAATTTGAATACAAACAAGTCGGTTATGTTGTCGCTCGTGTTTGTGGGCTGTGTGCCATCACCCATTCGCTCGCTTACACCTATGCCATCGAGCAACTTTTGGGTCTTGAATTGAACAAAAAGATTCAATATTTGCGCGTCTTGATGTTGGAGCTTGATCGCATCCACTCTCACATGCTCTGTCTCTCTCACACGGTTGAAAATGCGGGATTTGAAGCGATGTTTATGAAGATTATGAATGATCGTGAAGCCATTATGCAACTTCAAGAGGCCATCAGCGGCAACCGCATACAATTTGATTATATCAGTGTGGGTGGAGTCAATCGTGATATCGATAAAGCCATTGAGAAACAAATCCTCAAAGAAGTTCAGATTTTAGATCACAAGATTGACGATTTGATTGAGGCATTTGAAACCAATTGGTCGCTCTCTTTAAAATTCAAAGGCATCGGCGTACTTTCCAAAGAGGATGCGTATATTTACAATGCCATGGGCCCACTCGCTCGAGCCACCGGCGCGCGTATTGATACGAGGTTAGAAAGCAATGTGATGCCCCATAAGGAAGTAGGATATGAAACCATCTTGTTTGAGGGTGGTGATATTTATGCAAGAAATATGGTGCGTTTGTATGAGATTAAAAACTCGATTCAGATGGTACAAAACATTATCCAAGGATTGCCAGAGGGGGAAATTCAACTCAAAGTAAAAGGCAAACCCAAAGGAGAGGCCCTCATCCGACTTGAGGCACCTAGAGGCGAGATTTTTTATTATGTCAGAGCCGATGGTGGCAATATGTTGCGTCGGGTGCGCATCAAAACGCCGACTTATTCGCAAGTACCGACATTTATCAAGATTTTTAAAGGAGCCAATTATGCCGATGCCCCTGCGATTTTGGCCTCTTTTGATCCGTGTATGTCCTGCACGGCAAAATAG
- a CDS encoding NADH-quinone oxidoreductase subunit C, with protein MIKEIALEELKQEIQDFYDPKIWHFVCLNADDIKGRCKLQWIFSKYLSDSEYQIFTTTISYDTIVPSIMDIIPSAIMSEREVVDLFGIDIQGIDKGLYLDESSQKYPLRGDDNA; from the coding sequence ATGATAAAAGAGATTGCACTAGAAGAGTTAAAACAAGAGATTCAAGATTTTTATGATCCAAAGATTTGGCATTTTGTCTGTCTGAATGCTGATGATATCAAAGGGCGTTGCAAACTCCAATGGATCTTCTCTAAATACCTCAGCGATAGTGAGTATCAAATCTTTACCACCACCATCTCTTATGATACGATAGTGCCCTCAATCATGGATATAATCCCCAGTGCCATCATGAGCGAGCGTGAGGTGGTAGATCTTTTCGGTATTGATATTCAAGGCATTGATAAGGGATTGTATCTTGATGAGAGCTCCCAAAAATACCCGCTAAGAGGAGATGACAATGCCTAA
- a CDS encoding NADH-quinone oxidoreductase subunit B family protein: MNLDTYKKKSPWILHYNCGSCNGCDIEILAALAPKYDLERFGILNNGNPKQADIFLVTGALTYRSRARLIELYKQIPEPKVVVALGSCTCTGGVFRDMYNVENGIDSFIPVDVYIPGCAASPELIIDGIIKAIDILEAKTNEKEKVKKDFT; this comes from the coding sequence ATGAATCTTGATACCTACAAGAAAAAATCTCCGTGGATTTTACACTATAATTGTGGCAGTTGTAATGGATGTGATATTGAAATCCTCGCAGCGCTTGCTCCAAAGTATGATTTGGAGCGCTTTGGGATTTTAAACAACGGCAACCCCAAACAAGCCGATATTTTCTTAGTCACCGGAGCCCTCACCTATCGCTCACGTGCGAGATTGATTGAGCTTTACAAACAAATCCCTGAGCCTAAAGTAGTCGTCGCGCTAGGGAGTTGTACGTGTACCGGAGGGGTCTTTCGCGATATGTATAATGTCGAAAATGGTATCGATTCATTTATCCCTGTTGATGTTTATATCCCAGGATGTGCCGCCAGTCCGGAACTCATTATCGATGGGATTATCAAAGCCATAGATATATTAGAGGCCAAAACCAATGAAAAAGAAAAAGTCAAAAAGGACTTTACATGA
- a CDS encoding NADH-quinone oxidoreductase subunit H, with protein sequence MIAFILALLSPLWGGLIYGFERVLRAKMQRRIGPPLLQPFYDMLKLINKRALFINNIHRVLGLFYFLTLWLTIFLIFFGANLLYIISFHLMASLFYILAGFSVKSIFSNLGANRKLLSIVAYEPILFLNAIAFYLYYGSFEISQILESTHSVFPLLLSYLALLLITPAITGQSPFDAPKAHQELVGGIDVEFGGILYEMIYMAKFLETIFIYSFIYILCGGHHLMGIFLVLFSFLLVNLIDNATARIKISDMVRLIYSYGFGLSILSIMGSLL encoded by the coding sequence ATGATAGCATTCATACTAGCACTCTTATCTCCGCTTTGGGGTGGTCTTATCTATGGTTTTGAACGCGTCTTGAGGGCGAAAATGCAACGGCGCATCGGGCCACCACTCTTGCAACCTTTTTATGATATGCTCAAGCTCATCAATAAAAGAGCGCTTTTTATCAACAACATCCATCGAGTATTAGGATTGTTTTACTTTTTAACCCTGTGGTTGACGATTTTTTTGATATTTTTTGGCGCCAATTTACTCTACATCATCTCCTTTCACTTGATGGCTTCACTCTTTTATATATTAGCAGGTTTTAGTGTCAAGTCGATATTTTCAAATCTAGGCGCCAATAGAAAACTACTGAGTATTGTGGCGTATGAGCCGATTTTGTTTTTAAATGCCATCGCCTTTTATCTCTATTATGGCAGTTTTGAAATATCTCAGATTTTAGAGAGCACCCACTCTGTATTTCCGCTTTTGTTGAGTTATCTAGCTTTGTTACTCATCACGCCTGCCATCACAGGCCAATCTCCCTTTGATGCACCCAAAGCCCATCAAGAACTCGTCGGTGGCATTGATGTTGAGTTTGGAGGTATCTTATATGAGATGATTTATATGGCAAAATTTTTAGAGACGATTTTCATCTACAGTTTTATCTATATTCTCTGTGGAGGTCATCATCTTATGGGGATTTTTTTGGTGCTTTTCTCCTTTTTATTGGTCAATCTCATCGATAATGCCACCGCACGCATCAAAATCAGTGACATGGTGCGTCTTATTTATAGTTATGGGTTTGGCTTGAGTATTTTAAGCATTATGGGGAGTTTATTATGA
- a CDS encoding proton-conducting transporter transmembrane domain-containing protein, which yields MILLLYVFLPFILFILALLDYKKVLYFCSFLSMILLSTLALVFLTQERVIHLNITAGFEPLIYLLDIILLLYFAYVGWHNHHKKIITFAVIQLVFYLYAHAHLLATHTSVLVLDKLAALMLIIINLVGATIVIYAYRYIQYETTSPKKKNFFLSYLWIFIAIMNMLVLADDLLLFFFFFELTTLSSYLLIRFREDAISIQNALDALMINQIGGVFLLMGISMLLYYQLPIDFSAILKNPNPLQIAMVFLAFAAFVKGAMMPFERWLVGAMVAPTPVSAILHAATMVKIAPFLILKLAPSFSQSVAILISLYGAFVFFSSMLKALDKDNFKEILAYSTIAMLALMMSIAAIGTPYAETIVLYLIFFHALSKAILFMCAGILEKEYQIRSINDFENLISKAPLLAVMILIAFASLSLPPFGLFFAKIFSIAYLSELIHLNILYAFVLIFIVMGSSLMVLLYFKVTSLILVSKRAQQHQSKMHLGFLSGSLFLFVVMAFGIIMMTLPNPQTLLYIILATLTLIGFFMLLKRSPKIKMDPAHEYYCGEKDPQELGNFYFDFTRVSRLILIMCLLFLSALIVAGVS from the coding sequence ATGATTTTATTATTATATGTTTTTCTTCCCTTCATCCTCTTCATACTTGCCCTTTTAGATTATAAAAAAGTACTCTACTTTTGTTCATTTTTGTCTATGATACTCCTCAGTACGCTCGCTTTGGTTTTTTTGACACAAGAGCGGGTGATTCATCTCAATATCACCGCAGGGTTTGAGCCTCTTATCTATCTATTAGATATCATTTTATTGCTCTATTTTGCTTATGTCGGATGGCACAATCACCACAAAAAAATCATCACCTTTGCGGTAATACAGTTGGTTTTTTATCTCTATGCTCACGCACACCTCTTAGCGACGCATACCTCTGTCTTAGTGTTGGATAAATTAGCCGCATTGATGCTCATCATCATCAATCTTGTCGGTGCGACAATTGTCATCTATGCCTATCGCTACATCCAATACGAGACCACTTCGCCTAAGAAAAAAAATTTCTTTTTGAGTTATCTCTGGATTTTTATTGCGATTATGAATATGCTCGTCCTTGCTGATGATTTGCTCTTGTTTTTCTTCTTTTTTGAGCTCACGACGCTCTCATCGTATCTCTTGATTCGCTTTCGCGAAGATGCCATCTCCATACAGAATGCTCTGGATGCCCTTATGATCAACCAAATCGGCGGTGTCTTCTTGTTGATGGGAATTAGCATGTTGTTATATTATCAACTTCCGATTGATTTTAGTGCCATTTTAAAAAACCCCAATCCTTTGCAAATTGCGATGGTATTTTTGGCATTTGCCGCTTTTGTCAAAGGAGCGATGATGCCTTTTGAGCGCTGGTTGGTAGGAGCTATGGTGGCGCCAACTCCGGTGAGTGCCATCTTGCATGCTGCTACTATGGTAAAAATCGCCCCGTTTTTGATTCTCAAACTCGCCCCATCCTTTAGCCAATCTGTTGCCATTTTGATATCACTCTATGGTGCTTTTGTGTTTTTTTCTTCGATGCTAAAAGCTTTGGATAAGGATAATTTCAAAGAGATATTAGCCTACTCGACCATTGCGATGTTGGCGTTGATGATGAGTATCGCGGCGATTGGAACCCCATATGCTGAGACCATCGTGCTCTATCTTATCTTCTTTCATGCTCTCTCCAAAGCGATTTTGTTTATGTGCGCGGGTATTTTAGAAAAAGAGTATCAAATTCGCAGTATCAATGATTTTGAAAATCTTATCTCAAAAGCGCCGTTACTAGCAGTGATGATTCTCATCGCTTTTGCCTCTTTGAGTCTACCGCCTTTTGGGCTGTTTTTTGCAAAAATCTTCTCAATCGCCTATCTGAGTGAACTCATCCACCTCAATATCTTGTATGCTTTTGTCCTTATCTTTATCGTTATGGGTTCTTCTTTGATGGTGCTTTTATATTTTAAAGTCACCAGCTTAATCTTAGTATCAAAAAGAGCTCAGCAGCATCAGTCTAAGATGCATCTAGGCTTCTTATCGGGCTCTTTATTTCTCTTTGTCGTTATGGCTTTTGGTATTATCATGATGACCCTGCCCAATCCACAAACGCTGTTATATATCATCTTGGCAACCCTCACCTTGATAGGATTTTTTATGTTATTGAAACGATCACCAAAAATAAAAATGGACCCAGCACATGAGTATTATTGCGGGGAGAAAGACCCCCAAGAGCTTGGTAATTTTTATTTTGATTTTACTCGTGTCTCCCGTCTCATTCTCATCATGTGTCTCTTGTTTTTGAGTGCTTTGATTGTAGCAGGTGTATCATGA
- a CDS encoding DUF4405 domain-containing protein: MSSFRKFVSLSITFSFIIMTYTGIFLFISPKGRVAHWTNWELFGLSKDQYTDLHVTFMVLFIVGIALHLYLNWRPLMHYLQNKERNFSILTKEFAMAFGFALLFIFGTLYQIPPFKTFTDFEASVKNSWETKHNEAPIPHAELLSLKELCDKTNIDLNNAIARLQANGITNISANQPLATLAEKHHLAPVKLYQIITASTQTNTTKSQKSGGWGRMSLGEVCQSKNLDLERAVKILQDKGIQADKNSKIKPIANELGITPIELIKILTP; the protein is encoded by the coding sequence ATGAGCAGTTTTAGAAAGTTCGTATCTTTATCCATTACCTTCTCGTTTATTATTATGACCTATACTGGGATTTTTCTTTTTATTTCTCCAAAAGGTCGTGTTGCGCATTGGACCAATTGGGAGCTTTTTGGTCTGAGCAAGGATCAATATACCGATTTACACGTCACCTTTATGGTGCTTTTTATCGTAGGGATTGCACTGCATCTTTATCTCAACTGGCGTCCTTTGATGCACTATCTGCAAAATAAAGAACGAAATTTTTCTATTCTTACTAAAGAGTTTGCCATGGCCTTTGGCTTTGCTCTCCTTTTTATCTTCGGCACGCTCTATCAAATACCTCCCTTTAAAACCTTCACTGATTTTGAAGCGAGTGTCAAAAATAGCTGGGAAACAAAACACAATGAAGCGCCGATTCCTCATGCAGAATTACTTAGCTTAAAAGAGTTGTGCGATAAAACCAATATCGACCTCAATAATGCAATAGCCCGTTTGCAAGCCAATGGAATCACTAATATTTCAGCCAACCAGCCTCTTGCCACCTTGGCCGAGAAACATCACCTCGCTCCAGTAAAACTCTATCAAATCATCACCGCATCAACACAAACGAATACCACCAAAAGTCAAAAAAGTGGCGGTTGGGGGAGAATGAGCTTGGGTGAAGTCTGCCAATCCAAAAATTTGGATTTAGAACGTGCTGTTAAAATTTTACAAGACAAAGGTATTCAAGCTGATAAAAATAGCAAAATCAAACCCATCGCAAATGAGTTAGGCATCACACCTATAGAATTAATCAAAATACTCACACCCTAA
- a CDS encoding class I SAM-dependent methyltransferase produces MREMWNRKFNSETFLYGLEANNFIKTNYPIIPKNSKILCLGEGEGRNALFLAQQGFDVTALDASDVGLNKVERLAKEHHVDIHLKHLLISQWEDHDTYDAIASTYMHLHANEQKEMFQKIITALRVGGYFIAEFFSTSQLNFTSGGPKNVDLLYRLDSLYQIFSALPCEIYKLSQERIFLQEGPAHNGEASVIRIIIKKIAAS; encoded by the coding sequence ATGCGCGAAATGTGGAATAGAAAATTTAACTCCGAAACCTTTTTATACGGCTTAGAAGCCAATAATTTTATCAAGACAAATTACCCAATCATCCCAAAAAACTCAAAAATTCTTTGCCTTGGCGAAGGAGAAGGAAGAAACGCACTGTTTTTAGCACAGCAAGGGTTTGATGTCACCGCGCTAGATGCCTCTGATGTGGGATTGAACAAAGTTGAACGATTAGCGAAAGAACACCATGTTGACATTCATCTAAAACACCTGTTAATATCGCAATGGGAAGATCATGATACTTATGATGCCATCGCATCAACCTACATGCATCTTCATGCCAACGAACAAAAAGAGATGTTCCAAAAAATCATCACAGCCCTGCGTGTCGGAGGGTATTTTATCGCTGAATTTTTCAGTACATCACAACTTAATTTTACAAGTGGTGGACCTAAAAATGTTGATTTACTCTATCGTTTGGATTCGCTTTATCAGATTTTTTCAGCACTTCCTTGTGAGATTTATAAACTCTCTCAAGAGAGAATTTTTCTTCAAGAAGGTCCCGCACACAATGGAGAAGCCAGTGTGATTCGAATCATTATTAAGAAGATTGCCGCATCTTAA
- a CDS encoding DUF423 domain-containing protein produces the protein MNELSRKFVFYGALFMALAVAIGAFGAHGLKQSLTKEMAVVYHTGVTYQFYHALGLFAVAFVAHFNPCKKVAWAGYLMIFGMVLFSCSLYALSITHIMWLGAITPIGGTGFIVAWILLAWGVKEKSFAKK, from the coding sequence ATGAATGAACTCTCAAGGAAATTTGTATTTTATGGTGCGCTTTTTATGGCGCTAGCTGTAGCAATTGGCGCATTTGGCGCACATGGTCTCAAGCAGAGTCTCACCAAAGAGATGGCCGTGGTTTATCATACTGGAGTGACGTATCAATTTTATCATGCTCTTGGCCTCTTTGCTGTTGCTTTTGTGGCACATTTTAATCCGTGTAAAAAAGTAGCATGGGCAGGGTATTTGATGATTTTCGGTATGGTTTTATTTTCGTGTAGTCTTTATGCCCTCAGCATCACCCATATCATGTGGTTGGGCGCTATTACGCCTATTGGAGGCACGGGTTTTATTGTCGCGTGGATTTTGTTGGCATGGGGTGTAAAAGAAAAATCTTTTGCTAAAAAATAG
- a CDS encoding ferritin-like domain-containing protein: protein MNAYEYAMEMEKEGESFYRELANKSTDIGIKNIFLNLANEEVKHYELFKRLAQEEGDASVPKMNVMKDAKAIFAEMKASGRDLDFGHDQVVLYQKALESEKKAYDLYVKKADEVTDAKHKEIFLRIAAEEKKHLELLENLVDFVDSPMNWLESAEFYNMGEAR from the coding sequence ATGAATGCATATGAATATGCGATGGAAATGGAAAAAGAAGGAGAGAGTTTTTATAGAGAGTTGGCCAATAAATCAACCGATATTGGAATTAAAAATATCTTTTTAAATTTAGCCAATGAAGAAGTCAAGCATTATGAACTCTTTAAACGATTGGCCCAAGAAGAGGGTGATGCTAGTGTTCCTAAAATGAATGTCATGAAAGATGCCAAAGCCATTTTTGCTGAGATGAAAGCATCCGGTCGCGATTTGGACTTTGGTCATGATCAGGTTGTATTGTATCAAAAAGCGCTAGAATCAGAGAAAAAAGCTTATGATTTATATGTGAAAAAAGCAGATGAAGTCACAGATGCCAAACATAAAGAAATCTTTTTACGCATTGCAGCAGAAGAGAAAAAACACTTGGAGCTTTTAGAAAACCTTGTTGATTTTGTCGATAGTCCAATGAACTGGCTAGAGAGTGCTGAATTTTACAATATGGGTGAAGCCAGATAG
- a CDS encoding ester cyclase, with product MIFLKNDKLVYNVTRIKIYFKRVDEEMNTNKLIVESYYENLWNAKDKSYIDTLMHDDIVFRGTLDVTCRGKKEFEAYFDMILVALPDLYHGVELMLSEKNKIAARAIYHGTHLGKLFDFEPTQRRITYNGASFFTIKDDKISDIWVLGDLNTLYKQML from the coding sequence TTGATTTTTCTCAAAAATGATAAATTGGTGTATAATGTCACAAGAATAAAAATTTATTTTAAAAGAGTAGACGAAGAGATGAATACCAATAAGTTAATTGTAGAATCTTATTATGAGAATTTATGGAATGCCAAGGACAAATCCTATATCGACACATTGATGCACGATGATATTGTTTTTCGAGGGACGCTTGATGTCACGTGTCGGGGGAAAAAAGAGTTTGAAGCCTATTTTGACATGATTTTAGTAGCACTACCGGATCTCTATCATGGGGTGGAGTTGATGTTATCAGAAAAAAATAAAATCGCCGCACGGGCTATCTATCATGGTACTCATCTGGGTAAATTATTTGATTTTGAACCGACACAAAGAAGGATTACATATAATGGTGCTTCTTTTTTTACGATTAAAGATGACAAGATATCTGATATTTGGGTATTAGGAGATTTAAATACTCTCTACAAACAGATGTTATAG
- a CDS encoding OprD family outer membrane porin has product MKLGKLSLAAILVGGLMTSSFAADTLAGAFKEGKVKGTLKSWYFDRDNGTTSASIVNIGMTLNYVTGSFHGFSMGVTAQSSASPFADDAAKTLFKGDEYGSGAVFSEAYLKYAMGKTNIKVGRQFIQTPLVGGSGSRFIKQSFEGALVVNSDLPDTLLAAGVVTKYQRRTDFSGNVGTFDNVGDDENAYTLLAINKSIPGVKLTAQYATLKKFADLYYGEVAYAGKTDTFAYGIAANYERKDPDSSAKAGTLYGAKLSLGYDALKCFVAYSRVTDDNDVKGNNGGVGLGGATQAAYARGYQAKTGTYDRDNKAYSVDVNYNFKQYGLMLGARYTSVDTNPLYSGGKDKITLTDVYSKYKFTGALKGLYADLSYQGYGADLDGHEIWFKANYKF; this is encoded by the coding sequence ATGAAGTTAGGGAAATTAAGTCTAGCGGCAATCTTGGTAGGAGGACTCATGACGAGTTCCTTTGCGGCAGACACACTAGCGGGGGCATTCAAAGAGGGAAAAGTCAAAGGAACACTGAAGAGTTGGTATTTTGATAGAGACAATGGCACAACAAGCGCTTCTATTGTCAATATCGGTATGACACTCAATTATGTAACGGGAAGTTTTCATGGCTTTAGCATGGGTGTGACGGCACAATCAAGTGCTTCTCCTTTTGCTGATGATGCGGCGAAAACTCTTTTTAAAGGCGATGAATACGGCTCAGGTGCAGTTTTCTCTGAAGCCTATTTGAAGTATGCAATGGGTAAAACCAATATCAAAGTCGGACGTCAATTTATCCAAACACCATTGGTCGGTGGTAGTGGTTCACGTTTCATAAAACAATCTTTTGAAGGGGCATTGGTAGTCAATAGCGATCTTCCTGATACTCTCTTAGCAGCAGGAGTGGTGACAAAATATCAACGCAGAACGGATTTTTCAGGAAACGTCGGGACTTTTGATAATGTAGGCGATGATGAAAATGCTTATACTCTTTTGGCCATTAACAAATCAATCCCGGGCGTAAAACTCACCGCTCAATATGCAACGTTGAAAAAGTTTGCAGATCTTTATTATGGTGAAGTAGCTTATGCCGGAAAAACCGATACGTTTGCTTATGGTATTGCTGCCAATTATGAGCGTAAAGACCCAGATAGTAGTGCAAAAGCGGGTACTCTTTATGGTGCGAAATTAAGTCTTGGATATGATGCATTGAAATGTTTCGTAGCTTATAGTCGTGTTACTGATGATAATGATGTCAAAGGAAATAACGGCGGTGTTGGTCTAGGTGGTGCAACTCAAGCAGCATACGCCAGAGGATACCAAGCAAAAACAGGTACGTATGATCGCGATAACAAAGCGTACTCTGTCGATGTTAATTATAACTTCAAACAATATGGTTTGATGCTAGGAGCACGTTATACAAGCGTGGATACAAATCCTCTTTATAGCGGTGGCAAAGATAAGATTACGTTGACAGATGTTTATAGTAAATACAAATTTACAGGAGCCCTTAAAGGTCTGTATGCGGATCTTTCATATCAAGGCTATGGTGCAGATTTAGACGGACATGAAATTTGGTTTAAAGCCAACTACAAGTTCTAA